acacagagaacatgacagatacTTAATtgactttgtttattttgagttatttttgcCAGAACACTCCAGAATTCTCCATATTGAAGGCTGTCATGTTCTGTACCCATTGTTGATTGTGCTCGcacatgaactgtaccgtgctgaaaCATACCTCTTCCAAgcatgccagggccaaggaactGTACTGTGCTTGAGCACAgatcagagcactcacactagtcaaacgatcTGGACTTTAGGGTGAAGCATGCTTAGGCACGGTatagattgcctagtgtgagtgcgccctgagtGCAGTCCaacgggggaatggggagggggggcaatcgtgcttcagGTACCGGGCAACttggcctagtgtgagtgcacccatAATCAGCAGTCTCGATTCTCTATCAGATTCAGAGGACCTCATTGTTCGAACAATTTACCCAATTGTATTAGAAACAGCACCAGCCTCAACTtacttaaaaaagaaaccatTTATTTCCTGCTTGGCCAATTAACCAATGCGCCATCATAATCATTCTCTGCCTTAagagcttattttcctttttcccctcttctttaatttgttttgctttcttttacaccttattgagtatgtgttcttgttagctttattgtttttgcttggactacattaataatatgtctctgtgttacatgtttctctttaggagggccactcgacgagcccctctgggtttatttggctcctccagcacatttctttcaaattgtatattttgttaattaactaatcattatgtactgtctgtttttccattgatctattgtgtttttttgttttgctttgctttttaagtgcaataaaataaaaataaaaattattttaaaatcgtTGTGACTTGAAAGGCTCTGAGATTAAAGAAAGGCAGTAGCCACAGGTTTATCCCTTTGCAAACACCTTTGCTGTGTAAACATTGTCAGGTTATCTAATAATGCTCATTTCTTTTCAGGTAACCTTAAACAACCTGGTTGAATtactttgggcttcaaaaaatgacATCCAGTCTTTGGAGATCTTGATGGTTCTGCTGACATGCCCTCTCCTCCAAGAGGGCCTTGCTGTCTTTTACATCGTGCTGCCTTTGGCCCAATTTATCGCAGATCTGAGTTTGAAGAATCGCAAAACACTAAGTAAATAACTTTTGTACTTTTATTGTCACGGGTTTGGTCAGATGTGTAATGAATCATGAGCTTACTGTCAAGagttaaaaaacataaagttacACAATCAATGTTAAATACaaccatgaaaaagaaaagattgaaTATTTGAACTGTGATGTAAAGTTTATATTTCCCTCCATGTGCTTAGTATTTCTAACACATCCTATTacacaacacttttttaaaatatactaCATAGTTATAATAAATCATGAGTTGTTAAAACTGATGTTTCCTTCtgaataactttaaaaagcGTGAAAATTGGACTTGATGTTCTCTTATTAAATACAGTGTcggtgttattttgtttttgcagagaGCTGGTGGTCTTCCCTGACTCGGACCATGATTACGAAGCACATCTTGGTGTTTAAAAACGCCCTGAACTTCTTGGGCACAAACCCTGACAACTTGACAACTTGTGACCAAGAAGTCAGTGTCCTGCTGGGTGCCCTCAAGCTGCTCTACAaagtcagtgttgtgttttagtGTCAAGTTTTGAATTTGGTATCAACTAcaactgaaaataaattatCTATGTAAAGTAAGTAAGGGGTGTCATAGAATTAAACCTCTTATCCTCACTGGATTAGAAAAGGGGCTGAAAAAATAAGAGATgagattactttttaaatttttttcagtctgactttttatatattttctctgAGCGCTTTGAGTTATCAGAAAACTATATGCGCTCAAGCCGTTCAGTCAttaatatgtctttttttttttacaggcaaaCAAAGACGTGTTCCCTCTGGTTCAGAAGGTGGAGGTCTTTGACAGCTGTGCTGACATCTTGAAGGTACAGAATGTATTAGGGATAGACTAACAATTATCCTGCAGGTATACATTAATGCTACAGCATTtatcttaaaacatattttaactgtttaatgtttaaatattttacctAGCTGTCTGAGTACTACGGCTTCCTGCTCACATTGAGACGCACTCACCTAGTGGAGGACACCTTCAAACAACTCGCTGCAGCCGACCACTGGGACTTCCGCAGGGGGCTTGTGGTAAATGATGAAacaaaagtttgtgtttgtgatttaaATGAAGGACTGGATCCAAGagcaacacaataaacacaggAGCTGGTTTAtggtccaaaaaaaacaaagcagtaaTGGTGGATAATCCAGAGGTTGTGGCAGACGGGCGGACAAAAACACTcaggcaggagaaaaaaaaaagacagaaagaaaaacgtATTAATTTAAGGGACAGACTCTAGCTACCACTCAGGGTGAGTAGACAATGTGTCAAAGAATGGAGGACAGGCCATGGTTTAAACACTGCAGACTTGATTATAGATGGGATGCAGGTGTGCAgtaaggaggacgaggaggagaggcttGACAAGGTAACGGGAAGGCAGGACTGGAGAGCCtgccacacagacagacagacaggcagacagacagacaggcaggcaggcaggcaggcagacaggcagacagacaggcaggcagacagacagacagaaacagacagacagacaggcaggcagacagacagacagagaaacacacagacacacagacaaacagacagacagacaggcaggcaggcaggcaggcagacagacaggcaggcaggcagatagacagacaggcagacacacagagagacagacagacagacaggcaggcagacagacagacagacagacagacagacagacgttTGGACGCCCAAAAAGcggtatgtctctctctcttctgctcttgtcctgtacatgtgtaattTATGTTTTCAGACCAAAGAATGATCTCATCCAGCTTTCATGGAGGTTTATTTATCAACCCTGATAGTCATTCAGTTGGTTCAAAATGAACTTGGGCAGGGTCTTTTAAAATATATGGTTTGTTCCCTCCTAGGTGCAGTTTAAGGATCAAAATAAGTTGATGAATGTCAACATAAGGGACCTCTTCCTGCACGTGTTCGATGAGCTGATCGCTCCCGAGTCTGAAATGTTCAAGTACAACGAGAGCAAGACTCTGCTCTGGTTCCCTTCCAAGGTAAAACCAGGTGTTAAATTCTTGCTTTTACTGAATGATCCCATTTGTAGCTGACCAGTACATTTAAAGAATTTCTGACTTTAACATACAATTCTGCAAATGACTGCACATGAAAgtgagaattaaaaatgatcaaGTAAAACTCTACCTTTAACTGATGACTGACGCCCCATCGAACAGTTTTGCTCCGCTCTGAAACTATGCTGTAAGGGTTTATgtcctgttttcatttaaaacctGGAAGCTCCTTGATTTATTCAAAATCCTTGTCTTGTCTTCAATCAAAAAGCCAAAAGTGGATGAGAAGACTTACTTCCTCTTTGGCATTCTGTGTGGACTGGCTCTCTTCAACAAGAACATCATCCACCTGCCTTTTCCCCTGGTTCTCTTCAAGAAGCTGCTTTGCTTCCAACCCTCGTTGGATGACCTGAAGGAGTTTGACCCTGGGATGGGAGAGTAAGATTCAAAATCATGCTGCAGAGCtttattgtttatgtttttaccTAACACTGTGAAGAGAACAGTTACATATTCTTTTCGCTGTGTCATGCagttttaagttattttattttgttattgtgtctTCAGGTCTTTGCGTTGCATGCTTGAGGACTACACCCCTGATGAAGTGGAAAGCCTATACATCACTTTTAATGTAGGTTTATTATGTCACAGAATGACGGCTAGTTTTTATTCCATATTATCACCCAGTGTTTTTACCTGGACTTTACCCAgttttgatcatattcaggatatggtgtttacatgcacacagagaaaccggGTTATTCGAGCGGCtttagctcagtctgtggggacctgggttgggaaccagagggtcactggATCAAATCCCGGTGCGGATCAAGTCGTGCCGAGGTaacccttgagcaagacaccaaacccccaactgcttgagcgctctttcatgtgcagcccccccccccccccccccccccccccacactctgacatgtctccattagtgcatgtccagaggatcctgttcgtgcatgtgtgtgtgtgcagcatgactcaataacagtgtaaaaGAAATGCCCCCTTGTGAGATTAATAAAGGACATCTTCTTCATATCCCTGTATACATGATTAATACTAGCATACCAGTTTTTGATTACTGCGCAGTAgcctgtgatgtttattttttaaaacatgaaatgcaGCAATTTTGAAATCTGAGACGGATGAGACCACCTTGTGGGCTTAGCACTATTAAATCCAACATTGTGTTGCAGAAACCAAAAGACAAAACTCAGTTTCTTCATTGCTCCAGAAGTAAGACACTCTAGTTGCCACTGCCATGTTTGCCTTGCTGAAAAGTCACTTGGCTGAGGCAGGAGTCAGCTACTGTCAGAATCCAGGGTAAGGCGTATGCCCAAGTATCCCGTTTTCCTTCTGAGCTCTTCAGGTAGCAAAATCAGGATTCTGAAAATCAGGAAATTATgctcaaagacaaaaacaggataCTTGAAAAACCCGATCCATTCATGTACCTGAAATACTCCAATCTGACTGTAACTCTTATTCCTTGCAGGTGACATGGGATGGTGAGGAAGTTGAGCTTGATCCGACAGAATCTGAAAAACCTGTCACAGCATCAAACAAGTATGTTTATACAGAACTGCTGTCTATAGATTGTCTACAACACAACCTTTTGGGATGCTTTACTTTACTGATCATTTGTTTGAACAGAAACTGTACtagttataaaaacaaaaaaacttccaGCACTTGGTCATAGCAGCTTTTGTGATTtcaatgattttctctttttccaacTAGAAAAGAATTCGTAAACACCTTTGTTGACTATGCCTTCAACAAATCAGTGGAGAGGGTGTTTGAAGAGTTCAAGAGGGGGTTCTTCAAAGTGTGTGATTACGACGTGGTGGACTTCTTCCAACCGGAGGACCTGCGGGCTGTGATGGTGGGCCAAGAAAACTACGACTGGGATGTGTTCAAGCAGGTAGGCTTAAAGACAGcactttaaaggtcccataacATGCAAAATagacttcaccatgtttttataACACTAATCAGTGTCACTAGTCTGCCTACAAAACCCCCAgttataagaaaagtccatcgtCATTTATccgctccacttttcagagaatgtgtgctcaaacaggccttttggagattttcccttcacgacatcacaaagggcagtaacccctcccccagatgggtgtcactcccacagctaggtgtttgttctgccctctgagtctgccttctcaccgtaaacaataggacatgttACAAGAAAGCCGAAGGCAcctaagcccttccagagagggggcgtggtcagacacagctcatttacatttaaagctacagaaacagtctgttctgagcagggctgaaatagaggagtttataggcatgatcaaacacaggatcagagtggatatAGAcgaagaaacttcacacacatgttttggggagctctgagactcatttaaactggttgaagaggaagataatatgtgacctttaacgaGGACATATTAtctcccttctccaccttttcaaacagtctcctgtggtctaaatgaaacatctgtgctgtgctttggtcaaaatataacatgaatcaagcaccagaggaggtttgtgaccctgtataaaccagctctctcagaacactccgttttcgtgtgtgtgtctctttaaatgtaatgaccccccctgagttttcccaggagacatcactcctctgtagcgagactaaaaatggtggacctgcgcAAATGTtatgctctaggctgggggtggagtccatgggtggagataccaggggaggcgAGGGTatctttttttaccagaatcccactgtgacgtcacaaggagagaaaatttgaaacggagcatttttctctgtgttgtaagacttaaaCAGACCttaaacaaaggactggatgggtttatttcacattttgtgggtctgtgtgAGTGCGCCTATGGTTACTGTTCACCACTGTGTATTGTTTGTAGTCACTGGAGTTAAGAATGTAAAAGCACCAGCATGGCCCTTTATGAACCTTTTATTCCATTTCTActtatatttgtttatattttttcaaacagaacACAGTCTATGAAGGACTCTATCGTGCTGAGCATCCAAACATCGTTACCTTCTGGGAGGTGTTTGAGAATCTGACAGCCGAGGATAAGAAGAAATTCCTTTGTAAGTGTTACACGTGACAGTGATTATCATCATTAATTCAAATTGAAGAAGATCAACACGATCtccttcttatttttgtttcaagTGTTTCTAACCGGTTGCAACCGCCTTCCCTTCCTGGGTATGGAGAGCATCAGGATGAGAGTCGCTGTCCTTTATGATTCCAATGAGACCCATCGGCCAGAGTCCCAAACCTGCCATAATCGGCTACTACTGCCCCTCTACCGGAGGAACCCGATCAAGGAGAGGATGCAGACCAAGCTCCTGCAGGCTATTCATCACAAAGGGGGCTTCGGGAAAAAAGACACTGCAGAATAAAGTTATGAAGGCTTATTTTAAAAGATTGCACATATTTGacagttcttgtttttatttcttaaacctgccaaatgaaacatctttattttatacTATTTAAATATACACTAAGTTAAATTAATGCTCTAGAGAGGTTTGACAgtatcatgttttcttttggttcttttcttgatttttaatCTCTTTCAAAACTTTCTGGTTTTACATGTCAAGTTGTTGACGATGTACATAAAGTCACTGCTTCATCTCTGCTTTAGAGTTTCAAAAAAGAGCAGATATTTTGCTGGCTAATACttatttaatttactttaatAATCCCAGAGCATTgaggcctgaaatacacacatgcacaaactatggacatgcattaatgcagagatgtcagagggaGCTGCTCACAGGGAGCCCTCCTGAGCTGtagggggttcggtgccttgctcaagggcacctcacaGTACTCAGGACGGGACCTGGCACTTCttcagcaaccagaccaatttGCAAATCGTgatccaacccaagtccctacacactgagctactgccacacTCAGTTTAGTCATTATACTCTGCTATTCTTTAAGAATGAAATACAATGTGACTCCTTTTACCAGATtgtgaaatggaaaataaaatgaagatgaCTAGAGATGGGATCTTATATCAGTGTCCGGTATTGACGTAATTTAGGTATGGCACATCAGACTGATGGCCTCAATCCACATCACTGAtctttgaagacgttcagactgaactatAAGACGTGTACACAagtcgtctccatgacgacgttcagacaagatggaacagctcctatATGATCAAAAGTGCAATTCTTACAATTCAGTTTAAAAGCTTTactttgaaaacctgacagttgttgctgcttcctgtttgtatgtgaagccagcacaatgcaatgcaGGGTTTACTGTTGTGTAACCTCACTCATACcaataacaacaaaatgataataaaaacatcccAATCAGTATCTGTATAGGATTGGAACTGAAATTCTCTAATGATGACTCACAATCCCATTGTGATTGTATTTAATGCTTTTGGACTCTTGTGCAGTTAAATAAATTCTGAAAACACTGCTCACATAAAATCTTCATCTCACCATATATTGAAatgttaacctttttttatttttttaccaaaaatgttcatatttttaaatgagatATGTCCACTAAAGATGAAACAAGATGGTTATTGactaattaaaacatttcattggcTCTTCAAAACAATGAAGCTCACACATCCTAAGTGCTCTGTATCTCCTGAACTTTCCTCATGGTGTCAAAGTATATCATACTTTATTAAACAAATCTTCAGCACACCATACGGCTATGAACACtaaagtgtctctctgtgtgagtttGTCTTTGTGAACTTTCTGGAGTTATAGTCCATCCATGaactcttttcttcatttatatatttatgtagtgCCATACTGTTTGGTCCTGTGCCTTTGGGTAGTCAGATTCTGTCCTTGTTGTCAAACATTTAGAAGTGGAGTTTAAATTAAGTCTTTGTGACTGTTTGATGAATGAGGAAGAACCTAAtttaatacaaatcaaaataaGATGGCAGTGTTTAATCTGTATGTGGAAATTATATTTCAGTGAGATTCAATTAAACAACATTATTATTGtattgcagataaaaaaaaagatagatcaAATTGTaagtaaaaatgattttggcACAAGGACGTGATATGGATGATCAGTGATTCTGGCATGAAATTAAacttactttaaaataaataaatgcgtTATTAAAACGACTTGATCAGTTTTATTACATCTATTTATCTGTTGATAGTAGCCTACGTATTTGTTAACATCAGGACAGTGTAACTGTGTTCACTTCTTTTAACATTCAAACTTATTAAAACCACCTACTGACACCAGAATTTCCCAGTATGGAGTCCATAAAGTGCATCTACTTAATCTCCGATTTCTTCTCTGATCAAAAGGATGTGTTGTTAGTTTCGAAACTAAAAGTATGTGAATACTCTAGTTTACAGACATTTTAGTTCGTCACTGACTGTATTAGATTTCTACATTAGGAGGAAGAAACTCCGtaggatgtgtgtgtggctcttaaaagagcctttgTGGTGTTGCGTTGAATGACGACTTATTTGGCCTTGGCAGCTTTCTCGGCCTTCTTCGGCAGCAGGACAGCCTGGATGTTGGGCAGCACACCGCCCTGAGCGATGGTGACGTTAGTCATGAGCTTGTTGAGCTCCTCGTCGTTGCGGACAGCCAGCTGCAGGTGACGGGGGATGATCCTGGTCTTCTTGTTATCACGGGCTGCGTTTCCAGCCAGCTCCAGGATCTCAGCCGTCAGGTACTCAAGCACCGCCACCAGGTAGACAGGAGCTCCGGCGCCGACACGCTGAGCGTAGTTCCCCTTCCTCAGCAGCCTGTGGACCCGGCCGACAGGGAACTGAAGGTCTTTCCTCTTCCAGACATGTTCAAGATTAATTTATCTTCTGTAAAGAGAAGAaatgtgaattattttattACCGTCGACTCTCTGCTTATATATTCTTACAGCTCCGCCTAGCTGACACGTTATTGGACAAAGCTAGCGTATGTTGTATCGTCCAATCAGGAGCGGAACTTTATTATGCAACTTCCGTACTCGCTTCTGGGAGATTTTCAAAATACAGGAGGCTACTAACTTCTAAATGTAAAAGTGCACTTTCTAACATATTTGCTTTTTTGATTATAGTCAGACTTGTTTCAATAAACAAGgaattcaaatataaaaaataaaccataataatattaaaataaagagagCCCTTGTAATTTCGTGAAGATTTGTTCGATAGGACGAGATATACTTTTTTGATCCCGCATTCGGGGAAATTACCTAATTTCAGCAGCTCCATGTCATGGGCAGGGATAATGAAGAGATGATGATGGACAAACTActgaaaaaacaatgaaataagattaaaaaaatatataaatctaaGAATATACACTGCATTCTTGCTTTATGGAAGAGAACAGTTTTAACACAGATAATTGCTTAATGTTATGATAAACAGTGTGCAGCATGTTGGTGTCACAGGCAATACTAGGAATACTttgcacatgaaaaaaatatttttagagCCATGATTTTACAATATAGATTAATAGTGATACATCATAATTatgcaaaatatatataaaacagaagtgtgaatatatacaacaaTATTAAGATAAAGTCCATATGCATATGcttggaaataaaaatgatttgattagattagaaaactttattgatccccagcgCGGAAACTCATTTGTCACCTGGTCAgttcataaacacaacaaataataTTGACAGTACAtcacagtacacaacaagtaaataaataacaaacaccactgaAACCATTTGAATGATCATGTGCAGCCAtgagtcagaaacacaactaaaaatgttcattaaaatatcagactgctgcaggaacaaaggAGCTCCCGAGGCGTTCAGTGGAACATTGTGGCATCACtagtcgctcactgaaggagcttcGGAGTCCgttaaaaacactgtaaaggATTGCCTTCAAAGATCAAAACAGTTTTAAGTTTGGTCCTCATTCTCAAGTGAGTCTGGGGTAATGCCAatcactttattgatcctgtttTTATCATCAACACAGATGCTGCCACCCCAACACAGCACAGCATAAAAGAGGACACTAGCCAAGAttccctgataaaaaaaaacataagacATAAGACAGAAGACTCTTGCTAATTTCAAAGGATCTCAGCTTCCTTAAGAAGAAAAGTCTTGACTGTACCTTCTTGAAAACAGCATCAGTATTCTTTTTCCAGTTCAATTTACTGTCCAGGAAGACGCCAAGGTATTTATAAAACTGGACAGTCGATCTGCTGACCCTTAAAGATCTGATGTCCTCGGCCATAATCCCCCAcattattgattctggctgactttttggacatgtgaatatgtctctatcaccatatgataaaaaaaaccatgtCTCACACAATGTAATTTGTCTTCATCACCCTATTCATTTTGTCAAACATAGTCATGAATATCCTGTAGGTgaggtgaaaaaaatgaaaaagcttacagcacctggtattcccaggcggtctcccatccaagtactaatagtacttggggcggcagtagctcagtctgtagggacctgggttgggaaccggagggttgccggcTCGAGctccggtgcggaccaaatatggaagttggtctggtagctggagaggtgccagatctcttcctgagcactgccaaggtgcccctgagcaaggcaccaaaccccctccccaccatcagctcaggagcgcccgctgtgggcagccccgtcactctgacatctctcccttagtgcatgtccataggatcctgtttgtgtgcatgtgtgtgttgcatgactacagagtgtaaaaactgaaatttccccttgcagggatcaataaaggttaaTCTTCTTAATCTtcttaaccaggcccgaccctgcttagcttccgacatcggacatttttaaataatttttttaattatca
This genomic interval from Labrus mixtus chromosome 4, fLabMix1.1, whole genome shotgun sequence contains the following:
- the LOC132973366 gene encoding E3 ISG15--protein ligase Herc6-like isoform X2, whose amino-acid sequence is MQHQKGVPQQIPSTHQVYSSLFTVHGVIMVQLIWWGDGSSGQFGAQTALSPVSWSVPRGITDICCREKQTLFLTKDGWVLSCGLKPQGRVVRKKRKHANTPGRVEGLGNVVSLACGRDHCLALSASGHVFSLGDRQLGMLPNQQRPSRVPTPFPVTVIQVACGDVHSLALTKGGDVLSWGHNSHGQLGLGKDVSLKDRPVLVRALTGVAVTQVSAGATHSFFLTLPGLVYCCGANESGQLGLDRVDEKGKFNICVAPALRPLDVSFISCGEAHSAVLTKDGRVFTFGEGSNGQLGHNSTDNEKAPRLVDGLDGSAAQISCGRRHTLVLGSSGRLWAFGHGAKGQIGTGGTGDCLTPTQVQLPWTSDNGAAKPEDLKISTGWNTNFAFSSPTQSSDRGQITGRLDETKLKQWLSAIPENAEAKREICSMFSTSSSLVASFTKTKSPKTAGALTVDLEAASRAFNQLLAVPWIKQTVTLNNLVELLWASKNDIQSLEILMVLLTCPLLQEGLAVFYIVLPLAQFIADLSLKNRKTLKSWWSSLTRTMITKHILVFKNALNFLGTNPDNLTTCDQEVSVLLGALKLLYKANKDVFPLVQKVEVFDSCADILKLSEYYGFLLTLRRTHLVEDTFKQLAAADHWDFRRGLVVQFKDQNKLMNVNIRDLFLHVFDELIAPESEMFKYNESKTLLWFPSKPKVDEKTYFLFGILCGLALFNKNIIHLPFPLVLFKKLLCFQPSLDDLKEFDPGMGESLRCMLEDYTPDEVESLYITFNVTWDGEEVELDPTESEKPVTASNKKEFVNTFVDYAFNKSVERVFEEFKRGFFKVCDYDVVDFFQPEDLRAVMVGQENYDWDVFKQNTVYEGLYRAEHPNIVTFWEVFENLTAEDKKKFLLFLTGCNRLPFLGMESIRMRVAVLYDSNETHRPESQTCHNRLLLPLYRRNPIKERMQTKLLQAIHHKGGFGKKDTAE
- the LOC132973502 gene encoding histone H2A, sperm-like yields the protein MGLVIKALPSSDKKVRKVEVRIVRDGTAKRKDLQFPVGRVHRLLRKGNYAQRVGAGAPVYLVAVLEYLTAEILELAGNAARDNKKTRIIPRHLQLAVRNDEELNKLMTNVTIAQGGVLPNIQAVLLPKKAEKAAKAK
- the LOC132973366 gene encoding E3 ISG15--protein ligase Herc6-like isoform X1 — its product is MQHQKGVPQQIPSTHQVYSSLFTVHGVIMVQLIWWGDGSSGQFGAQTALSPVSWSVPRGITDICCREKQTLFLTKDGWVLSCGLKPQGRVVRKKRKHANTPGRVEGLGNVVSLACGRDHCLALSASGHVFSLGDRQLGMLPNQQRPSRVPTPFPVTVIQVACGDVHSLALTKGGDVLSWGHNSHGQLGLGKDVSLKDRPVLVRALTGVAVTQVSAGATHSFFLTLPGLVYCCGANESGQLGLDRVDEKGKFNICVAPALRPLDVSFISCGEAHSAVLTKDGRVFTFGEGSNGQLGHNSTDNEKAPRLVDGLDGSAAQISCGRRHTLVLGSSGRLWAFGHGAKGQIGTGGTGDCLTPTQVQLPWTSDNGAAKPEDLKISTGWNTNFAFSSPTQSSDRGQITGRLDETKLKQWLSAIPENAEAKREICSMFSTSSSLVASFTKTNRSPKTAGALTVDLEAASRAFNQLLAVPWIKQTVTLNNLVELLWASKNDIQSLEILMVLLTCPLLQEGLAVFYIVLPLAQFIADLSLKNRKTLKSWWSSLTRTMITKHILVFKNALNFLGTNPDNLTTCDQEVSVLLGALKLLYKANKDVFPLVQKVEVFDSCADILKLSEYYGFLLTLRRTHLVEDTFKQLAAADHWDFRRGLVVQFKDQNKLMNVNIRDLFLHVFDELIAPESEMFKYNESKTLLWFPSKPKVDEKTYFLFGILCGLALFNKNIIHLPFPLVLFKKLLCFQPSLDDLKEFDPGMGESLRCMLEDYTPDEVESLYITFNVTWDGEEVELDPTESEKPVTASNKKEFVNTFVDYAFNKSVERVFEEFKRGFFKVCDYDVVDFFQPEDLRAVMVGQENYDWDVFKQNTVYEGLYRAEHPNIVTFWEVFENLTAEDKKKFLLFLTGCNRLPFLGMESIRMRVAVLYDSNETHRPESQTCHNRLLLPLYRRNPIKERMQTKLLQAIHHKGGFGKKDTAE